The stretch of DNA GTTACCGAATAGAACATTTCCCCGGATCGGGATTCCGGTCAATCGGACACGCTCTCTTCTGGGGAGCATCGCCCGCGCCATCGAATTGCCAAGTAGGATTTCTGTCGCCAGATGACTCATCCAGCGATTGGCGCGGCCGGGGATAGCATTGGGCTCGAAGATGGCAACCGGAATCCGCCGCAACCAAGCGGCGAAACAGACCGGTGGGGAGACATAGCCGCCGGTCGCAAAAACGACATCCGGTCTCCATTCGCCCATCCAGCGGTAGGCCTGCTGGGCGCCACGCAGCAAAGCCCATCCGGCTTGAAAACGTTGACGGCCGGATGTTCCCATCACTCCACGAACGGGAAGAGTGATTAATTTATAGCCCTCGGCTGGAATCAGATTCGACTCCAACCCGCGGGTGGCTCCTGCAAAGCGAATATCCACATCGGGAAATTGGCTCCGCAGGGCGTCGGCAACGGCCAAAGCCGGCATGATATGGCCACCTGTTCCACCGCCGGCCATGAGTACCTTCATCGTTTTCTCCATCGTGACAGTCCCATATCGAGGGGCTCCTTTTTCGGAGTTTGTATCCCCTGCCGGGAGACTGCCAAAACCAATCCCACACCCACAAGATTGGCCACCAAAGCCGATCCACCGTAAGATATAAAGGGCAATGGAACACCCGTTGTCGGTCCTACACCGAAATTTACGGCGGTATGAATGAGTACCAGCAGCCCGATCTGCAGTCCGACCCCGAAGCAAAGAAGACGGCTAAAGGAATCGCGGGTCGCTATGGCAATTGCAAAAATTCTCCAAACCACAAGAGCCTCGAGTCCAAGCAGGATTATAACACCGAGGAACCCTGTTTCCTCCCCATGAACGGCGAGGATGAAATCTGTATGCGGCTGCGCCAGAAATTTAAACTTTTGGAGACCGCGTCCGACCCCCGTACCGAGGAATCCGCCGGATCCCAATGCGATAAGCGCCTGCTGCACTTGATCATTGGGCGCGGCCAGGATATCTCCTTGAAGAATGCCCCTTATCGCCTCGACGAAGGTGGTCCATCGCTTCTCCTGGTACCCAACCAGAAGGAAACAGGTCACCCCCGACATCCCGGCTATCAATCCTCCCAGCCAGACCCACCCGCCCCCGGCGAGGAAGAGGATGCAGAAACCGGTCAGGCACAGCACCACGGAGACACTGAGACTGGGCTGGGCCGCCACAAGTCCCGCCGTCAGAATCGTGATGGCCAGCGCCTTGAACAAATCTTTTGTTTGCGGAGGGATCACCGCCTTCGCGAGGACCGCGGCTAATACCACAATCAAGGCGATACGCGCAAACTCCGACGGCTGTACCATAGAACCCCAAAGGGGAACCCATCGGACGGGGCTCGATTTGCCCGATAGCAAGCGGATGGCTACCAGCAGGGTCAGAAAACCAACGGTAATCCACCACCCCACAAAGGACAATTTATCCCTCAGCAGCCGCAGCGGTATCATGGAGAGAAGGAACATCAGAAACAATCCAGCCACTGCTTTAACAATTTGACGCTCTACAAAAAAAACGGAATCTTTGCCCAACACCATCTGCCCGATGGTCCAACTGCTCGAGTAGACCATCACAAGCCCCCAGAGCGTCAGGAGTAGAACGAGCACCATCAACCATCGATCGGCCTTGCGCTTCATGCCGTTTCCTCATCCCTTCCACAAGATTCCACCTCAAGATGATGCTTCCGGACCAGATCGCGGAATTGATGACCCCGCTCTTCATAGTCCTTAAACATATCCTGGCTGGCGCATCCCGGGCTCAGAAGAACCACCTCGCCGCTTCGAGCCTTCATCCCCGCCGTTTGAACCGCCTCTTCAAGATTCGCCACCATCGTGGCCGGAACATCAGGCCATGCCCGCCGGATCGTTTCCGCCGCTTCCCCCAATAGGATGAGATGCCGGATCGATTGGACGGCGAGAGCCTTCAACCGGGAAAAATCACCTTCTTTATCTCTCCCGCCTGCTATGAGAATGATCCCAGATGGGTAAGATTTCAATGCCACTTCGAGGGAATCAACATTGGTCGCTTTGGAATCATTAATCCACAAAATCTCATTCGCCCGGCCTACCGGTTCCATTCGGTGCGGCAGGGCTTTGAATGTGCTGAGACCCTCGACGATTTCATCCGGCGCCAGACCGTAGGCGATCGCCGCGGCGGCGGCCGCCATGGCGTTCCGCTGGTTGTGCGGCCCAGGGAGGGGAAGCCGGTTCAATGGAATGATCAACTCCCGCATCCCTTCCCTTTCACAAACCATCTCTCCGCCCAAGCTGAAGACCCCATCGACGCCGGGGGCATCCCCGAAATGGAGCGTCCGCGCTTTTAAGGAACGCCCCTGGGACAGGTCGCCGGGGAGAACCGCCCAATCATCCGAACCTTGATGTGAAAAGAGGTTCCATTTCATCTCCGCATAGGCTTCAAGCGAGGCATACCGATCCAGATGATCGGGGGTGATATTGAGGAGAACCCCGACATGAGGGCGGAAGGATGAGATATCCTCCAGCTGAAAGCTGGAAACTTCCACGACAAAGCAAGTATCCGGCGGTTCTTCAAGTACCGCGTCGCTCAACGGCCTGCCGATATTACCGGCGGCCGTGGCCCGGCGTCCCGACTCCTTCAAAATATGAGCCAGCCAGGCCGTCGTCGTTGATTTCCCATTTGTCCCGGTCAAGGCCAGAAGGGCGCCCCGGATGCGACGATAAGCCAGCTCCAATTCCCCCACGACCTCAATGCCGCGCTGATAAGCTTCTTTTAACAATGGGATGTCATGACGGACCCCGGGACTTCGCACCAGGATCTCAACACCATCGAGCGCAGACAGGGGGTGTTCTCCCCAGAGGCCTTGAATCGAGCCCATCCGCTCCAGGGCGGGCCACACCTCATGGGTTTCGGCAGACAGTGTCCGGTCGAGGGCGATGACATCATAGCCTTCGGTGAGAAGAAGCCGGGCGGCGGCACGGCCCGATCGAGCCATCCCGAGAATAAGAGCCCGTCCCCTTTTCTTTTCTCCTTTAACCGGCATCGGCTTCCACCCTATTGGAGTTTCAATGTGCTGAGAGTGATCAACGCCAACAATATCGAAATGATCCAAAAGCGGACCACGACCCTCGTCTCAGGCCACCCCATCATCTCAAAATGATGATGCAGCGGTGCCATGAGAAAAATCCTCCGCCGCCTCGTTTTCCAGGAAAAAACCTGCAACATGACCGAGAGGGCTTCCGCAACAAAGAGCCCGCCCACGACGACCAGCAGGAGCTCCCGCTTTATCAATATGGCCAGGGTTCCCAAGCAGCCACCGAGAGCAAGCGAGCCCGTATCACCCATAAAAATCTGCGCCGGATACGCATTGAACCAAAGGAATCCAAGACAGGCCCCAACAAAAGCGGCGCAATAGATAGTCAACTCTCCCACACCGGGCAGGTACGGGATATTAAGATATTCCGAAAATTTGGCATGGCCGCTGACATAGGCCAGGAGGCCGAAAGCCGCCGCCGGTGGAATGATCATTCCAATGGCCAATCCGTCCAATCCATCAGAGAGATTAACGGCATTGCTGCTGGCCGTAATGATCAGCACCGATACACCCAGATATAGAATACCAAAATTTAACAATATATCCTTGAAGAAGGGAATCGTCGTCATCGTTGTGAGATCCCCTTGCGGCCGGTGCCAGAGTAGAAGCCCGCCGACAATGAGACCCACAACAATCTGTCCGGCGATTTTGTACCGGCCGAGCAGGCCTTTGGGGAATTTCTTCACAACCCTCAGGTAATCATCCAAAAAGCCGAGCCCACCCAGGGCGATGGTCACCAGAAGGATGATTTGGATATAAATGTTTGTTAGGTTCGCCCAAAGAAGCGTCGGAACAAGGATGGCGCTAAGCACCAGGAGACCGCCCATCGTCGGCGTTCCTTGTTTTGACAGGTGTGTGGTGGGCCCGTCGGTCCGGATCATCTGCCCCCAGCCCTTCGAACGCAGCCAGCGGATGATCAGCGGTCCCAACAGGAAGGAGAGGATGAGAGCCGTCACTGCAGCATATGCTCCGCGAAATGTTATATAGCGGAAGATATTGAAAACGCTGACCATATCCCGCAGCGGATACAATAAATGATAAAGCACACATCCCCCAGACTGAACTTACCGGCATCGCCGGCGGCGCTCCTTCGGACTTCTATTCTCTGCCGGCATTCCTTTCGACCGGCGATACCATCCCTGCCTTAAACAGCTTGCAAACCTTCTCCATACCGCTGCGGCGGGAGCCCTTGACAAGAATCAAATCCCCCCGCTTTACAATCGAAACCAAATCCTGCGCCAGCTCTTCATGGCTGTCATAGAAACGACTTCTGCCCCCGAGCCTTTCAACTTCACGATGAGCCCATATCGCTTCCGGCCCCAAAAAGTAGGAGACATCGCAGCGGGCCGCCAATCGCCCGACCTCTTCATGGCATTCCCGGCTGTAGGCTCCCAATTCCCCCATTTCGCCAAAGGCGAAATAGCGATGTCCGGCTCCCTTGATGGCCAGGAGAAACTCCAAATTGGCCACACTCGATTCAGGACTGGCATTGTAGGTGTCCTGAAAAAGGGTCACACCCCCGATCCGAACGGGCTGCAAACGGCCGGCCGGTGAATCTACGGTTGCCATAGCGCGAGCGGCCTGAATCAGGGGAAGTTCCATGGCCCGGCACACCGCCAATGCCGCCAAGAAGCATTCAACGGCGCCCCTTCCAACCAGGCGCACTGTAACCGGCTCTGGAAGCCCTGAAACGCGAAAACGCGTTCCATCTTCGCTGAATTCCGGATCACCTTCGAGGGAGATCTCTGCATTCTTCGATGTGCCGAAGAGGAGCATCCGCCCGTTCCAGATACCTTTCGCATCAACATGGAGATCCGCCGGTTTATCGGGGAGAATTAAGATTCCGTCCGGATCCAACCCTTTGATGATTTCAAGCTTTGCCGCTTTGACCGCTCCGGGGTGCCCCAGGAATCCCACATGCGCCCGACCCAGGGATGTAATGAGAGCGATATGGGGTTTTACAAGGCCCACTAGGGCTTCAATTTCCCCGGAGCGGTTCATACCCAGCTCAGAGATGAGAAAACGATGCCGTGGTTCCAATTGAAGCAATGTATAAGGTACACCAATGGCATTATTAAAGCTGCGTTGCGCCGCACAAACCGGTCCGAAACATGATAGGGCGCCGGCCAAAAGATCCTTTGTTGTTGTTTTGCCGCTGCTTCCCGTCAGAGCGATTGTTCTCGGATTGAGCCGACCCCTGAGAGCCCCGGCCCAAAGCTGGAGTGAATGAAGGGTGTCGTTGCTGAGAAGCCAAATGCCTCCCCTTTCCCGCGCCAGCTTCCTCAGCGATGCGTCACTTAGCCAGCGTTGCTCATCCATAAGAATGCCGGCGGCGCCCCCTTCTAGACTTTGAGGGATGAAGTCGTGTCCATCGTACTGTTCACCTTTGAGGGCAAGAAACAATTCGCCGGACTGGATTGAGCGGGAGTCGATAGAAAGCCCGCTGAATATTTTATCAGCAAACGGATCGAGCCCAGCTGCGGGGCGGGCCCCGGCCATCCTGGCCACATCCTCCCACCGCCACATGTCGGATCGGGTGGACATTAGGATCCTTCCTGATTCAGGCCACGCCCCGCTGGATCATTTGAAATTTCCAACAAGATCTCTCTCACTACCTGCCGGTCGTCAAAGGGAATCTTTTCCCTCCCGAAATCCTGGATCGTTTCCGCGCCGCGGCCCGCAACCAGCAGGAGATCCCCCGGCTCCAGGCGGGGAATCACGCTGCGGAGGGCCTCACGCCTGTCCATAATCACTTCATGATGAGCCGAGGTCACCCGCAACCCTTCCAATATTTGAGCGACGATCCTCTCTGGATCCTCGCGCCTGGGATTGTCTGTCGTGATGATGACTTCATCCGCCATTTGACCGGCGGCCAATCCCATCAGGGGTCTTTTGCCTGAATCCCTCTCCCCTCCGCAGCCAAAAACGACATAAACCTTTGAATCAGCCATCGCCCGGGATTCTCGAAGAACCGTTTCCAGCGCCTCCGGGGTATGGGCGTAATCGACAAGAATGACGCCGCGCGGTCCACGGGTTATACATTCCATACGTCCAGGGACCGGAGCGGACTTTGCCAGGGCATCCGCCGCATCTTTCCCACTGACACCCAAAACAAGAAGCGCGCTCAAGACCGCCAGCAAATGCGTGGCCTGAAACCTTCCCAAAAGCGGGGATCTGAGACGCAAAGAGCCCCCCGGCCACATGACACGTAAAAGAAGGCCGTGTGACCCGGCTTCCAAAATTTCGCCTCGAAGCCAGGGGTGGCCTTCATCCGTCAGGCCATGAGTCACCAAGGGAGAACCAGCAGCCACCGGCCAGCTTTGTCCTCCCTGTGCATCAGATGGATCTCCTCCAAGCAGGGCTTCTGCCAGCCGCCGGCCTTCCGGATCATCGACATTAATGACGGCGGCGGGTGGAACTTCATCAATGCAGCCCCGTCCCTCCGGCGTAAAAAGTTTCCATTTTGAGGCGCGATAATTTTCAACAGTTTGATGGAAATCCAAATGATCTCGGCCAAACAATGTGAACAGAACGATACGGAACTGCGTTCCCAAGATCCGGTCCATGGCGAGGGCATGCGAAGAGACTTCGCATGCCACATGTGTAATCCCGGACTCCAGGAGTTCATAAAGGGTCTTTTGAAATGCGGGGGCCTCTGGTGTGGTGTGCGAAGGCCAAGCGATCTCACGCTTTTCTTTTCCTCGGGGGGCGAGACTGGCGCCCAGTGTTCCCAGAGAAGCCGCAGGAAAGCCCAAGATCACCAGGGCTTCTCTTAGGAGCCAGCAGACAGAGGTCTTGCCATTGGTTCCGGTTGCGGCGATGAGATCCATCCGTCCGCTTGGGTGGCCGTAAAACGCATCAGAGAGATAGGCCAGCGCCTTCCGGGGTGCTGGGGTTTGAATCCAAGGTATCTCTTTATTCTGCGGATCGGTGTCGGAGACGATCAGGGCGGCGCCGGCCTCAATGGCGCTGCGAACGAAACTCCGGCCGTCGTATTCCTTTCCCTTGATTCCGACAAAGATCGACCCGGGTTGGATAGCGCGGCTATCGTGATGCACTCCGGAAATCTCCATCCCAAGGATGGACTCCGGGAAAGATGCTCGAATCACGTCTCTAGGGACGCGTTTTAACATTTCCCCAAGGTGCGGCATCCGCGACTCCTTCGCCAACCATTCGCCACTTCATCCATGCGTGACTGGCTTGATGTGTTGCCGTCAAGCGGCAGACTGCTGATGTCTTCAATACTTCACCCGGCAGGGGACTCTGCCCACTGATCCAACCTTCGCCGTCGGCCGTCCATTCAACACCTCGGCGGGAAAGTAGAACGATGGCACGGCGCAAAGGCCAGCCGAGAAGATTCGGCATGACTTGCTCTTCCTCTGAGATGGAACCGCCGGGGAACAATCTGACAACCCCACCATCAATCCCCAATGATCCCGGCGCCGGGTTCATTTCTTTAATACGCAGGCCTCGGCCCTCGAGAACAGGAATAAATCCGGCCTCTTTTATCACACGCCGGGCTTCATCCGGGGAGAGACCGCGAACATCCGGAAGTGGTTGCGGTTTCTCCTCATCCTTGAAAACCTGAACTTCGGCCGTTGCCATCCCCCCATGGACGGCCGTCAAATCTTCCATAATCGCCTTAAAAATCGGCGCTGCTGTTTGGCCCCCGTATATCGACCCCTGAGGCGAATCAAGAACGACACAGCAGAGATAACGTGGCTCGTACCATGGCGCAAAACCGATGAAGGAGGCCATGTAGTCTGTAGAGCTGTAGGTCCCGAGTTCAGGATCATACATCTCAGAAGTTCCGGTTTTCCCGGCAGGAGGAAACCAGGGAATCTCAGCTAAGGTCCCCGTTCCATCAACAACAACCTGCCTCAGGAGCTCCGTCAGAATCTTGCAGGTTGTTTTCTTGAGAACCGGGCGCACGACCCGTGGGGCGCACTTCTGTACAATTTTCCCGCGGGCATCCCGCACTTCGCGGATGAGCTGCGGCTTCAATAAATTCCCGCCATTTGCGACCGCTGCATAACACATGGCCATTTGGAGGCAATTAACAGAGAGTTCCTGGCCAAACCCCATCGTCGGCAAACTTCTGCGATTCCAGCGATCGGGTTCGAGCACCCTGCCCTTGGCCTCTCCCGGGAATGGGATCCCTGTTTGGGACCCAAATCCCAAGTGCCGCACCATCCGGTAAAATTCATCGGTCCCGATTCGTAAGGCGATTTTCGCTGTTCCAATATTTGAAGAATGAACGAGAACATCGCGAGTCGACAATATCCCGTAGCGCTCATGGTCTCCGATTTTCCAATCCGCGGTGATCCATTTCCCATTTTCACAATCAATCGGTTCATCCAGGTCGATGCGCCCATTCTCGATCGCGGCGGCGAACGTCACAATTTTAAATGTAGAACCAGGTTCCCACTGATCACAAATCGGGCGTTGCCGCCAAGGATGGCCGTTTCGACGGCGCCAAAGAGTCGAATCCGGATTAGGAACTGAGGCGATAGCAAGCATTTCACCGGTCATAGGGTCCATCACCAGCGCAAACGCCGCACGGGCTTTCCAGAAAATCACACCCTCCTGCAAACGCCGCTGCGTAATTTCCTGTATTCGCAAATCAATGGTTAATTGTACATTCTGACCGGGTTGCGGTACCTCAATTATCCGGGGCGGCAAACTCGCCGTGGGACGATTTCCGCCTGTTACAAAGCGCTGTTCCCACCCTTGATGACCTTTAAGAAGGGGATCGAGTTCCAATTCGAGCCCGGAGAGGCCGGCGCCGTCTCTGCCGACGAAGCCGAGGATCGATGCCAGCAGGGGTCCTGATGGATAGAGTCTTTTGGGCTCCACCCTATGGTAGGCCCCGGCCCATAGACTTTCTACATACGCAACATTTCCCCAAGACGCCCAATCACGGTATAACCAAACAAAACGCCGCTGGCATGCATTTTCGATTTTCTGGGAAACCAGTCCCGGTTTTGTCCACCCCAGATTCGCCAGGGCGCGGTCGAGACCGACCGGATCGGAGACCTCTTTAGGATCCGCCCAGAGAGAGGGATTTTCAAGGCTTTGTACAAGGACGGTCCCATTACGATCTTCCAGGGAGCCGCGCAGAGCTTGGATTGGCAAGGTATCGCATTGCTGAGTCATAGCTTCTTCGCTCAGAAACTCATGATGGATGATCTGAACTTGCGCGGCGCGGCCGATAAGAAGGAAAAGAATCAGGCATCCCGCAAAAATCAAGAATTTCTCCCGGCCGCTTAAACGTTTACCTCCCATCAGGGATTCCTCACACCCGGGGCCGTAAAGAGGGCGCGATTGACATATTCGGTCTCTTCAGCGGTCGGCGTATTTCGCCCATGGGGAACCTTGATTTCAAGCCAATGCGAAGGCATGAGAGCGGCCCAAGCTGTTGAAGTCGTCTCCGGTACGGGTGTCACGACCGAAGCAATCTGATCAGGAACCGATCTCTCCAGATTCAGATATTTCAATGCCGGAAGAATCGAA from Candidatus Eisenbacteria bacterium encodes:
- a CDS encoding FtsW/RodA/SpoVE family cell cycle protein; the protein is MKRKADRWLMVLVLLLTLWGLVMVYSSSWTIGQMVLGKDSVFFVERQIVKAVAGLFLMFLLSMIPLRLLRDKLSFVGWWITVGFLTLLVAIRLLSGKSSPVRWVPLWGSMVQPSEFARIALIVVLAAVLAKAVIPPQTKDLFKALAITILTAGLVAAQPSLSVSVVLCLTGFCILFLAGGGWVWLGGLIAGMSGVTCFLLVGYQEKRWTTFVEAIRGILQGDILAAPNDQVQQALIALGSGGFLGTGVGRGLQKFKFLAQPHTDFILAVHGEETGFLGVIILLGLEALVVWRIFAIAIATRDSFSRLLCFGVGLQIGLLVLIHTAVNFGVGPTTGVPLPFISYGGSALVANLVGVGLVLAVSRQGIQTPKKEPLDMGLSRWRKR
- the murD gene encoding UDP-N-acetylmuramoyl-L-alanine--D-glutamate ligase, which produces MPVKGEKKRGRALILGMARSGRAAARLLLTEGYDVIALDRTLSAETHEVWPALERMGSIQGLWGEHPLSALDGVEILVRSPGVRHDIPLLKEAYQRGIEVVGELELAYRRIRGALLALTGTNGKSTTTAWLAHILKESGRRATAAGNIGRPLSDAVLEEPPDTCFVVEVSSFQLEDISSFRPHVGVLLNITPDHLDRYASLEAYAEMKWNLFSHQGSDDWAVLPGDLSQGRSLKARTLHFGDAPGVDGVFSLGGEMVCEREGMRELIIPLNRLPLPGPHNQRNAMAAAAAAIAYGLAPDEIVEGLSTFKALPHRMEPVGRANEILWINDSKATNVDSLEVALKSYPSGIILIAGGRDKEGDFSRLKALAVQSIRHLILLGEAAETIRRAWPDVPATMVANLEEAVQTAGMKARSGEVVLLSPGCASQDMFKDYEERGHQFRDLVRKHHLEVESCGRDEETA
- the mraY gene encoding phospho-N-acetylmuramoyl-pentapeptide-transferase; this encodes MLYHLLYPLRDMVSVFNIFRYITFRGAYAAVTALILSFLLGPLIIRWLRSKGWGQMIRTDGPTTHLSKQGTPTMGGLLVLSAILVPTLLWANLTNIYIQIILLVTIALGGLGFLDDYLRVVKKFPKGLLGRYKIAGQIVVGLIVGGLLLWHRPQGDLTTMTTIPFFKDILLNFGILYLGVSVLIITASSNAVNLSDGLDGLAIGMIIPPAAAFGLLAYVSGHAKFSEYLNIPYLPGVGELTIYCAAFVGACLGFLWFNAYPAQIFMGDTGSLALGGCLGTLAILIKRELLLVVVGGLFVAEALSVMLQVFSWKTRRRRIFLMAPLHHHFEMMGWPETRVVVRFWIISILLALITLSTLKLQ
- the murF gene encoding UDP-N-acetylmuramoyl-tripeptide--D-alanyl-D-alanine ligase, with protein sequence MSTRSDMWRWEDVARMAGARPAAGLDPFADKIFSGLSIDSRSIQSGELFLALKGEQYDGHDFIPQSLEGGAAGILMDEQRWLSDASLRKLARERGGIWLLSNDTLHSLQLWAGALRGRLNPRTIALTGSSGKTTTKDLLAGALSCFGPVCAAQRSFNNAIGVPYTLLQLEPRHRFLISELGMNRSGEIEALVGLVKPHIALITSLGRAHVGFLGHPGAVKAAKLEIIKGLDPDGILILPDKPADLHVDAKGIWNGRMLLFGTSKNAEISLEGDPEFSEDGTRFRVSGLPEPVTVRLVGRGAVECFLAALAVCRAMELPLIQAARAMATVDSPAGRLQPVRIGGVTLFQDTYNASPESSVANLEFLLAIKGAGHRYFAFGEMGELGAYSRECHEEVGRLAARCDVSYFLGPEAIWAHREVERLGGRSRFYDSHEELAQDLVSIVKRGDLILVKGSRRSGMEKVCKLFKAGMVSPVERNAGRE
- a CDS encoding UDP-N-acetylmuramoyl-L-alanyl-D-glutamate--2,6-diaminopimelate ligase, whose protein sequence is MHHDSRAIQPGSIFVGIKGKEYDGRSFVRSAIEAGAALIVSDTDPQNKEIPWIQTPAPRKALAYLSDAFYGHPSGRMDLIAATGTNGKTSVCWLLREALVILGFPAASLGTLGASLAPRGKEKREIAWPSHTTPEAPAFQKTLYELLESGITHVACEVSSHALAMDRILGTQFRIVLFTLFGRDHLDFHQTVENYRASKWKLFTPEGRGCIDEVPPAAVINVDDPEGRRLAEALLGGDPSDAQGGQSWPVAAGSPLVTHGLTDEGHPWLRGEILEAGSHGLLLRVMWPGGSLRLRSPLLGRFQATHLLAVLSALLVLGVSGKDAADALAKSAPVPGRMECITRGPRGVILVDYAHTPEALETVLRESRAMADSKVYVVFGCGGERDSGKRPLMGLAAGQMADEVIITTDNPRREDPERIVAQILEGLRVTSAHHEVIMDRREALRSVIPRLEPGDLLLVAGRGAETIQDFGREKIPFDDRQVVREILLEISNDPAGRGLNQEGS
- a CDS encoding PASTA domain-containing protein → MGGKRLSGREKFLIFAGCLILFLLIGRAAQVQIIHHEFLSEEAMTQQCDTLPIQALRGSLEDRNGTVLVQSLENPSLWADPKEVSDPVGLDRALANLGWTKPGLVSQKIENACQRRFVWLYRDWASWGNVAYVESLWAGAYHRVEPKRLYPSGPLLASILGFVGRDGAGLSGLELELDPLLKGHQGWEQRFVTGGNRPTASLPPRIIEVPQPGQNVQLTIDLRIQEITQRRLQEGVIFWKARAAFALVMDPMTGEMLAIASVPNPDSTLWRRRNGHPWRQRPICDQWEPGSTFKIVTFAAAIENGRIDLDEPIDCENGKWITADWKIGDHERYGILSTRDVLVHSSNIGTAKIALRIGTDEFYRMVRHLGFGSQTGIPFPGEAKGRVLEPDRWNRRSLPTMGFGQELSVNCLQMAMCYAAVANGGNLLKPQLIREVRDARGKIVQKCAPRVVRPVLKKTTCKILTELLRQVVVDGTGTLAEIPWFPPAGKTGTSEMYDPELGTYSSTDYMASFIGFAPWYEPRYLCCVVLDSPQGSIYGGQTAAPIFKAIMEDLTAVHGGMATAEVQVFKDEEKPQPLPDVRGLSPDEARRVIKEAGFIPVLEGRGLRIKEMNPAPGSLGIDGGVVRLFPGGSISEEEQVMPNLLGWPLRRAIVLLSRRGVEWTADGEGWISGQSPLPGEVLKTSAVCRLTATHQASHAWMKWRMVGEGVADAAPWGNVKTRP